The sequence CGGCCGCCTCACAACCTTTCAGAGTCGACTCAGGCAGAGGGCAACCATGATTATCGATGGCGGCACCACCAACATCATATTCACTATATTCAATTGATAGATCGAAACGTTTCTCGATCGCCGCCAACACCTTACGTGCCTCGGCCATCACTTCGGGTCCAATTCCATCTCCGGCTAATACAGCTACTTGATAACTCATACGACACACACTCCAACTCTTTAATTTTACTATTCGAATAATTAATAACTTTCTTATACGCCGCCTAACTCGCTACGTTTTTGCTGAATCTTCTCTTTGCAATCGGCAACCTTGTCTGCACGCCAAGTCAGGTTCATCACGTGTATCAGCGCCTGAACCGAGGCTTCGACGACATCGGTCGCCAATCCGACTCCATGGAAGCTCTGCTGCTGGTAATTAGCCTCGATATCGACCTGTCCCAGAGCATCTTGCCCCTCACCTTTGGCACTTAGCTTATAGCTAGTAATATTCACTTCACACTGGCTGGCACGGGCGATGGCATTATAGGCGGCATCCACCGGGCCATTACCCGTGGCAGCTTCAGTGACAGTCTTACCATCAATTTCAACTTTAACCGTCGCAGTTGCATTGCCTTGGGTAGAATCAGAATGAACCACCAGCTGCTGCAATTTATAATGCGCTTCCTCATCGGCCTGAGCCTCAATGAATACTAAGGCTTCAAGATCATAATCAAATACCTGCCCCTTCTTGTCTGCCAGCTCTAGGAAGGAGGTATACAAGGTATCCATATCGTAATCGCTCTCTCCATAACCCATCTCAGACATGCGATGCTTGATCACGTGACGTCCAGAGCGCGAAGTCATATTCAGATTATTACGTGGTAAGCCTATGCTCTCTGGCGTCATGATTTCATAGGTATTCTGTGATTTAAGCATGCCATCTTGGTGAATACCCGATGAATGAGTAAATGCATTTGCACCAACGATCGCCTTATTAGCCTGTACCGGCATGTTACACAGCTGGCTAACTAAGCTAGAGGTACGGTGGATCTCTTTAGCATTGATTCCTGTCTCAAAACCCAAAGACGATTTACGGGTCGACAAGATCATGGCGATCTCTTCCAGTGAACAGTTACCCGCTCGCTCGCCGATGCCATTGACCGTACACTCAATCTGGCGCGCACCGTGTTGCACCGCAGTGATAGAGTTGGCAACAGATAAACCTAAGTCATCATGACAGTGAACCGAGATCACCGCCTGATCTATATTAGGAACCCGGTTAAACAGGGTTTCTATGATGGAACCGAATTCACTCGGAACGGTATAACCCACGGTATCAGGAATATTAATTGTCCTGGCACCCGCTTTAATCGCCTCTTCGACCATGCGACACAAGTTATCAATTGGCGTACGACCCGCATCTTCACAGGAAAACTCAACATCGTCAGTAAATCGACGAGCATATTTAACTGCGCCAACCGCCATCTCTAATACCTGATCGAAAGAGCGTTTCAGCTTACTTTCAACATGTATGGTCGAAGTAGAGATGAAAGTGTGGATACGGAACTGCTCGGCAACCGAAAGCGATTGCGCCGCTGCATCGATATCTTTTTCCAAGGCGCGGGATAAAGCACACACTCGGCTATTTTTTATCGTACGGGCTATGGTCTGAACAGACTTAAAATCTCCCGGAGACGAAACAGGAAAACCTACTTCCATCACGTCAACACCCAGTCGTTCCAAAGATAGCGCTATCTGTAGCTTTTCCTTAACCGTTAAGCTTGCCGCCAAGGCTTGTTCACCATCACGTAGGGTCGTATCAAAAATAATCACTCGGTTAGACATCTGGTTTCTCCGTGGAAGACCTAATTATTATTTGCGCTTAAAAACAAAAAACCCCGCGTTTGTTAGCGCGGGGT is a genomic window of Shewanella psychrophila containing:
- the leuA gene encoding 2-isopropylmalate synthase; the protein is MSNRVIIFDTTLRDGEQALAASLTVKEKLQIALSLERLGVDVMEVGFPVSSPGDFKSVQTIARTIKNSRVCALSRALEKDIDAAAQSLSVAEQFRIHTFISTSTIHVESKLKRSFDQVLEMAVGAVKYARRFTDDVEFSCEDAGRTPIDNLCRMVEEAIKAGARTINIPDTVGYTVPSEFGSIIETLFNRVPNIDQAVISVHCHDDLGLSVANSITAVQHGARQIECTVNGIGERAGNCSLEEIAMILSTRKSSLGFETGINAKEIHRTSSLVSQLCNMPVQANKAIVGANAFTHSSGIHQDGMLKSQNTYEIMTPESIGLPRNNLNMTSRSGRHVIKHRMSEMGYGESDYDMDTLYTSFLELADKKGQVFDYDLEALVFIEAQADEEAHYKLQQLVVHSDSTQGNATATVKVEIDGKTVTEAATGNGPVDAAYNAIARASQCEVNITSYKLSAKGEGQDALGQVDIEANYQQQSFHGVGLATDVVEASVQALIHVMNLTWRADKVADCKEKIQQKRSELGGV